One stretch of Micromonospora echinospora DNA includes these proteins:
- a CDS encoding AAA family ATPase yields MWKSPAVVLISGIMAVGKSTVAEGLARRLPRAVHLRGDVFRRMIVSGRADMTAEPTDEALRQLRLRYDLAASTADRYAAAGFTVVLQDVVLGADLPAMIGRIRHRPLAVVVLAPRAEVVATRERDRPKTGYGDWPVADLDAGFRADTPRIGLWLDTSDQTPEETVTEILARAWTDGQIG; encoded by the coding sequence ATGTGGAAGAGTCCGGCAGTGGTGCTGATCAGCGGAATCATGGCCGTAGGCAAGTCCACAGTGGCCGAAGGGCTGGCCCGGCGGCTACCCCGGGCGGTGCACCTGCGCGGTGACGTGTTCCGCCGCATGATCGTCAGCGGACGGGCCGACATGACCGCCGAGCCGACCGACGAGGCACTGCGGCAGCTCCGGCTCCGCTACGACCTGGCCGCGTCGACCGCCGACCGGTACGCCGCGGCGGGCTTCACTGTCGTACTCCAGGACGTGGTGCTCGGCGCGGACCTGCCGGCCATGATCGGCCGGATCCGGCACCGGCCGCTCGCCGTGGTGGTGCTCGCCCCACGCGCCGAGGTGGTCGCGACCCGCGAGCGGGACCGGCCGAAGACTGGGTACGGGGACTGGCCGGTGGCGGACCTGGACGCCGGGTTCCGGGCCGACACGCCCCGGATCGGGCTCTGGCTGGACACCTCCGACCAGACGCCGGAGGAGACGGTGACCGAGATCCTCGCCCGCGCGTGGACCGACGGGCAGATCGGGTAA
- a CDS encoding NAD(P)H-quinone oxidoreductase yields the protein MRAVTITEPGGPEALVWAHVPDPEPDPGEVVVEVRASAVNRADLLQRQGHYPPPPGASAYPGLECSGTVRALGPGVTGWSVGQEVCALLAGGGYAEQVAVPAGQLLPVPAGVDLVDAAALPEVACTVWSNVVDLARLAEGDTLLVHGGGSGIGTFAIQLGVALGATVVVTARSAKHERLRELGAAHTIDYREQDFVDEVRRVTDGRGADVILDIMGASYLPRNVAALATGGRLVVIGMQGGRKGELDLGMLLAKRAAVHATALRSRPVEQKAAIVRGVREQVWPLVEAGRVRPVVHARVDMADAAAAHRLVETNDHLGKVLLVR from the coding sequence ATGCGCGCAGTCACGATCACGGAACCCGGCGGACCCGAGGCGCTCGTCTGGGCTCACGTGCCCGACCCCGAGCCCGATCCCGGTGAGGTCGTCGTCGAGGTGCGGGCCAGCGCGGTGAACCGGGCCGACCTGTTGCAGCGGCAGGGGCACTACCCGCCGCCGCCGGGCGCGTCCGCGTACCCCGGTCTGGAGTGTTCGGGGACGGTGCGTGCGCTCGGTCCCGGGGTGACCGGCTGGTCGGTGGGCCAGGAGGTCTGCGCGCTGCTCGCCGGCGGCGGCTACGCCGAGCAGGTCGCGGTGCCGGCCGGGCAGTTGCTGCCGGTGCCGGCCGGGGTGGACCTGGTCGACGCGGCGGCGCTGCCGGAGGTGGCCTGCACGGTCTGGTCGAACGTGGTCGACCTGGCCCGGCTGGCCGAGGGGGACACGCTGCTGGTGCACGGCGGCGGCAGCGGGATCGGCACGTTCGCGATCCAGCTCGGCGTGGCGCTCGGCGCGACTGTGGTGGTGACCGCCCGCTCGGCGAAGCACGAGCGGCTGCGGGAGCTGGGCGCCGCGCACACGATCGACTACCGCGAGCAGGACTTCGTGGACGAGGTACGCCGGGTCACCGACGGCCGGGGCGCGGACGTGATCCTGGACATCATGGGCGCGTCCTACCTGCCCCGGAACGTGGCGGCGCTGGCCACCGGCGGGCGGCTGGTGGTGATCGGCATGCAGGGCGGCCGCAAGGGCGAGCTGGACCTGGGGATGCTGCTGGCGAAGCGGGCGGCGGTGCACGCCACGGCGTTGCGGTCCCGTCCGGTCGAGCAGAAGGCGGCGATCGTCCGGGGCGTACGCGAGCAGGTGTGGCCCCTGGTGGAGGCGGGCCGGGTCCGGCCGGTGGTGCACGCCCGGGTGGACATGGCCGACGCCGCCGCGGCGCACCGCCTGGTGGAGACCAACGACCACCTGGGCAAGGTGCTGCTGGTCCGGTGA
- the soxR gene encoding redox-sensitive transcriptional activator SoxR: MHEATLTIGQLADRSGVAPSALRYYERLGLIHAARTGGNQRRYARTELRRVAFIRISQQVGVSLEEIRAALDSLPSGRTPTPDDWAALSRAWRDRLDERIRLLGKLRDDLDGCIGCGCLSLQRCTLYNPGDSLAVEGPGPRLMLPRPGQG, from the coding sequence ATGCACGAAGCAACACTGACCATCGGGCAGCTCGCCGACCGCAGTGGCGTGGCCCCCTCGGCGCTGCGCTACTACGAGCGGCTCGGCCTGATCCACGCCGCCCGCACCGGCGGCAACCAGCGCCGCTATGCCCGCACCGAGCTGCGCCGGGTCGCGTTCATCCGGATCTCCCAGCAGGTCGGTGTCTCGCTGGAGGAGATCCGGGCCGCGCTGGACTCGCTGCCGTCGGGGCGTACCCCCACGCCGGACGACTGGGCCGCGCTGTCCCGCGCCTGGCGGGACCGGCTGGACGAGCGGATCCGGCTGCTCGGCAAGCTCCGCGACGACCTGGACGGCTGCATCGGCTGCGGCTGCCTGTCGTTGCAGCGCTGCACGCTCTACAACCCCGGCGACTCGCTCGCCGTCGAGGGCCCCGGCCCGCGCCTCATGCTCCCGCGCCCCGGCCAGGGCTGA
- a CDS encoding transketolase, whose product MTTTTATELGPLLDRVRAGREFGANVYSTLDVLQVLYDRVLRITPATVDDPDRDRFLLSKGHAVAGYYALLAARGFVPPEWLDDQGGPASRLGDHPDRTLVPGVEIGSGSLGHGLGLGVGTALGLRAQGRTGPRVYVLLGDAELDEGSNHEAIAYAGASGLGSLTAIVLDNRSATYGWPGGAASRFTVNGWSAATVDGRDHDALHAALTGHDDHRPHVVVTDGE is encoded by the coding sequence ATGACGACGACCACCGCCACCGAACTGGGCCCGCTGCTGGACCGGGTGCGCGCCGGCCGCGAGTTCGGCGCCAACGTGTACTCGACGCTGGACGTGCTCCAGGTGCTCTACGACCGGGTACTCCGGATCACCCCGGCCACCGTGGACGACCCGGACCGGGACCGCTTCCTGCTCTCCAAGGGACACGCGGTCGCCGGCTACTACGCGCTGCTCGCCGCGCGCGGCTTCGTACCGCCCGAGTGGCTGGACGACCAGGGCGGCCCGGCGAGCCGCCTCGGCGACCACCCGGACCGCACGCTCGTGCCGGGCGTCGAGATCGGTTCCGGTTCGCTCGGCCACGGCCTCGGGCTGGGCGTGGGCACCGCGCTCGGGCTGCGGGCCCAGGGCCGCACCGGCCCCCGGGTGTACGTGCTGCTCGGCGACGCCGAGCTGGACGAGGGCTCCAACCACGAGGCGATCGCGTACGCGGGCGCGAGCGGGCTGGGCAGCCTGACCGCGATCGTGCTGGACAACCGCTCGGCCACGTACGGCTGGCCGGGCGGCGCGGCGAGCCGGTTCACGGTGAACGGGTGGAGCGCCGCCACCGTCGACGGGCGCGACCACGACGCCCTGCACGCCGCCCTCACCGGGCACGACGATCACCGGCCGCACGTCGTCGTCACGGACGGGGAGTGA
- a CDS encoding transketolase family protein: MRDAFVTSTEEVLADPRTTVVLADISADAFEPAAARYPERVINVGIREQLMIGVAGGLALTGQRPVVHSYAPFLVERAYEQIKLDLDHQGVGAVLVGIGGSYDRAAAGRTHLGPADVALIDTLHGWTVHVPGHPDEVRPLLRDVVCGQDSAYLRLSIRTNSRAYPEAGDLRVVRDAGPGAPLLVAVGPVLDAAVAATADRAVTVAYTHRPRPFDTTGLRTLAGTEVILVEPYLAGTSARVVSEALADRPHRLLALGVGREDLRRYGSAEDHEHWHGLDAAGLRRSVDAFLT; this comes from the coding sequence ATGCGGGACGCGTTCGTGACCAGCACCGAGGAGGTGCTCGCCGATCCGCGTACGACAGTCGTGCTCGCCGACATCTCCGCCGACGCGTTCGAGCCGGCCGCCGCCCGGTACCCGGAGCGGGTCATAAACGTGGGCATCCGGGAGCAGTTGATGATCGGGGTGGCCGGTGGGCTGGCGCTGACCGGGCAGCGGCCGGTCGTGCACAGCTACGCCCCGTTCCTGGTCGAGCGGGCGTACGAGCAGATCAAGCTCGACCTCGACCACCAGGGCGTCGGCGCGGTACTCGTCGGCATCGGCGGCTCGTACGACCGGGCGGCGGCGGGGCGCACCCACCTCGGTCCGGCCGACGTGGCGCTGATCGACACGCTGCACGGCTGGACCGTGCACGTGCCGGGGCACCCGGACGAGGTCCGGCCGCTGCTACGCGACGTCGTGTGCGGGCAGGACTCGGCGTACCTGCGGTTGTCCATCCGGACCAACTCGCGGGCGTACCCGGAGGCGGGTGACCTGCGGGTGGTGCGCGACGCCGGGCCGGGCGCGCCGCTGCTGGTGGCGGTCGGGCCGGTGCTGGACGCGGCGGTGGCCGCGACTGCGGACCGGGCGGTCACTGTGGCCTACACCCACCGGCCGCGCCCGTTCGACACGACCGGGCTGCGGACGCTGGCCGGGACCGAGGTGATCCTGGTCGAGCCGTACCTGGCGGGCACTTCGGCACGGGTGGTGTCCGAGGCGCTGGCCGACCGGCCGCACCGGCTGCTCGCGCTCGGGGTGGGACGCGAGGACCTGCGCCGCTACGGCAGCGCCGAGGACCACGAACACTGGCACGGCCTGGACGCCGCCGGGCTGCGCCGCTCGGTGGACGCGTTCCTCACCTGA
- a CDS encoding glycosyltransferase family 2 protein, giving the protein MKLSILMPVYNEEERIADALKQALAVDYPCEIELVVVDDGSRDGTGEILGRVDDARLRVITHQRNAGKGAAIKTAVDSAEGEYMVILDADLEYDPQDIPRLLEPVLDGRATVVYGNRTFGSHSSYSFWYVMGNKGVTLAANVLYNSYIGDLETCFKLMPLELYRSLEVRSRGFGMEAEVTGKLLRQRIRPYEVPISYRARGREEGKKITWKDGVEAIWILARERARRRPATPAAAH; this is encoded by the coding sequence GTGAAGCTCTCGATCCTCATGCCGGTCTACAACGAGGAAGAACGTATCGCGGATGCCCTCAAGCAGGCATTGGCGGTGGACTACCCGTGCGAGATCGAGCTTGTCGTCGTGGACGACGGCAGCCGGGACGGCACCGGTGAGATTCTCGGCCGGGTCGACGACGCACGCCTCCGGGTGATCACCCACCAGCGCAACGCCGGCAAGGGCGCGGCCATCAAGACCGCCGTCGACAGCGCCGAGGGCGAGTACATGGTCATCCTCGACGCCGACCTCGAGTACGACCCGCAGGACATCCCGCGCCTGCTGGAGCCGGTGCTCGACGGGCGGGCGACAGTCGTCTACGGCAATCGGACCTTCGGCAGCCACAGCTCGTACAGCTTCTGGTACGTGATGGGCAACAAGGGCGTCACGCTCGCCGCGAACGTGCTCTACAACTCCTACATCGGCGACCTGGAGACCTGCTTCAAGCTGATGCCGCTGGAGCTGTACCGCTCGCTCGAGGTCCGCTCCCGGGGCTTCGGCATGGAGGCCGAGGTCACCGGCAAGCTGCTCCGCCAGCGCATCCGCCCCTACGAGGTGCCGATCAGCTACCGCGCGCGGGGCCGCGAGGAGGGCAAGAAGATCACCTGGAAGGACGGCGTCGAGGCGATCTGGATCCTGGCCCGCGAGCGCGCCCGCCGCCGCCCGGCCACTCCCGCCGCCGCGCACTGA
- a CDS encoding sensor histidine kinase, with product MREDPTVGVPPPGPARPRLRPGRTLTARAVLATCAVALVSVLVTALVAVPLAVRGAERRDQQALAAQARLAADVLRVRAVRQRDGAGDRLIRQLGQQQIEVYVIRGGQADPPGLPRPLVTRVAGGDNVSGRRLVDGERRLVEARALPGGDGVVLTRARSAAPWRQVLRGLWLPLLAGLAAGAAAGLLLARRLARPIRTAATAAARLRAGDRAVRVPVEPPDEVADLAYALNGLAAALATSEGRQREFLLSVSHELRTPLTAIRGYAEALSDGVIEADAVPATGRTVLAEAEHLDRLVRDLLALARLEAVDFPLEPVPVDLARLAADAERAWSGRCAALGVPFRLETPDAPVPAYTDPGRVRQVVDGLLENALRVVPPGAPVVLAVRAAGPAGGGTLEVRDGGPGLTDDDLNVAFERGALHQRYRGVRKVGSGLGLALAAGLIRRLGGDVTAGHAPEGGAAFTVVVPPDPYRARTSA from the coding sequence ATGCGTGAGGACCCCACCGTCGGAGTGCCACCGCCCGGTCCGGCCCGCCCCCGGCTGCGGCCCGGGCGGACGCTGACCGCCCGTGCCGTACTGGCCACCTGCGCGGTGGCGCTGGTGTCGGTGCTCGTCACCGCGCTGGTGGCGGTGCCCCTGGCGGTACGCGGCGCGGAGCGCCGGGACCAGCAGGCGCTCGCCGCCCAGGCCCGGCTCGCCGCCGACGTCCTCCGGGTGCGGGCGGTACGCCAGCGCGACGGCGCCGGGGACCGGCTCATCCGCCAACTGGGTCAGCAGCAGATCGAGGTGTACGTGATCCGGGGCGGGCAGGCCGACCCGCCGGGCCTGCCCAGACCGCTCGTGACACGGGTGGCCGGCGGCGACAACGTCTCCGGCCGGCGGCTGGTCGACGGGGAACGTCGGCTGGTCGAGGCGCGGGCGCTGCCCGGCGGGGACGGGGTGGTGCTGACCCGTGCCCGTAGCGCCGCGCCGTGGCGGCAGGTGCTGCGCGGACTCTGGCTGCCGCTGCTCGCCGGACTCGCCGCCGGGGCGGCCGCCGGACTGCTGCTCGCCCGCCGGCTGGCCCGGCCGATCCGGACCGCCGCCACCGCCGCCGCGCGGCTGCGCGCCGGGGACCGGGCGGTCCGGGTGCCGGTCGAGCCGCCCGACGAGGTGGCCGACCTGGCGTACGCGCTGAACGGCCTGGCCGCCGCGCTGGCCACGAGCGAGGGTCGGCAACGCGAGTTCCTGCTGTCCGTCTCGCACGAGTTGCGTACCCCGCTGACCGCGATCCGCGGCTACGCCGAGGCGCTGTCCGACGGCGTGATCGAGGCCGACGCGGTGCCGGCGACGGGCCGGACCGTGCTCGCCGAGGCGGAACACCTGGACCGGCTGGTCCGCGACCTGCTGGCGCTGGCCCGGTTGGAAGCCGTCGACTTTCCGCTGGAACCGGTGCCGGTCGACCTGGCCCGGCTCGCTGCCGACGCGGAGCGCGCCTGGTCCGGCCGCTGCGCGGCGCTCGGGGTGCCGTTCCGGCTGGAGACGCCGGACGCGCCGGTGCCGGCGTACACCGATCCGGGCCGGGTCCGGCAGGTCGTGGACGGGCTGCTGGAGAACGCGCTGCGGGTCGTACCGCCGGGGGCGCCGGTGGTGCTCGCGGTCCGGGCCGCCGGCCCGGCGGGCGGCGGGACGCTGGAGGTCCGGGACGGCGGACCCGGCCTCACCGACGACGACCTGAACGTGGCGTTCGAGCGGGGCGCGCTGCACCAGCGGTACCGGGGGGTACGCAAGGTGGGCAGCGGGCTGGGCCTGGCGCTGGCCGCCGGGCTGATCCGCCGGCTCGGCGGGGACGTCACCGCGGGGCACGCCCCGGAGGGCGGGGCCGCCTTCACAGTCGTGGTGCCCCCGGATCCTTACCGGGCTCGAACATCGGCTTGA
- a CDS encoding response regulator transcription factor, which produces MTTAAPPGLVLVVEDEPAIADLVRLYLTRDGFGVHLERDGEAGLAAARRLRPVACVLDIALPGLAGTEICRRLRAAGDWTPVIFLTARDDEVDRVVGLELGADDYVTKPFSPRELLARLRAVLRRTSGVPAEQSRTLGAVTLDPARRTVTAAGTPVQLTSTEFDLLAHLMARPGRVFTREELLAGVWGYAAHAGTRTVDVHVAQVRAKLGPDSVIRTHRGVGYAADA; this is translated from the coding sequence GTGACCACCGCCGCCCCGCCCGGGCTCGTCCTCGTGGTGGAGGACGAGCCGGCCATCGCCGACCTGGTCCGGCTCTACCTGACCCGCGACGGGTTCGGCGTACACCTGGAACGTGACGGCGAGGCCGGGCTGGCCGCCGCGCGGCGGCTGCGCCCGGTGGCCTGCGTGCTCGACATCGCGCTGCCCGGCCTGGCCGGCACCGAGATCTGCCGTCGGCTGCGCGCGGCCGGCGACTGGACACCGGTCATCTTCCTCACCGCCCGGGACGACGAGGTGGACCGCGTCGTCGGGCTGGAGCTGGGCGCCGACGACTACGTCACCAAGCCGTTCAGTCCCCGTGAACTGCTCGCCCGGCTGCGGGCGGTGCTGCGCCGCACGTCCGGCGTGCCCGCCGAACAGTCCCGCACGCTCGGCGCCGTCACACTCGACCCGGCCCGCCGCACTGTCACCGCCGCCGGTACGCCGGTGCAGCTCACCTCCACCGAGTTCGACCTGCTCGCCCACCTCATGGCCCGCCCGGGCCGGGTGTTCACCCGGGAGGAGCTGCTGGCCGGCGTGTGGGGGTACGCGGCGCACGCCGGCACCCGGACCGTCGACGTGCACGTGGCGCAGGTCCGGGCGAAACTCGGCCCGGACAGCGTGATCCGCACCCACCGGGGCGTCGGGTACGCCGCCGATGCGTGA
- a CDS encoding thiolase family protein: MSDAVIVGAVRTPVGRRKGSLAGVHPVDLSAHVLRALAERTGIDPGLVDDVIWGCVSQVGEQSWNVARNAVLAAGWPESVPGTTLDRQCGSSQQALHFAAATVLSGQADLVVAGGVESMTRVPMGSSVGGGMPFSAAILERYRGVEGVAADSPLPFNQGVGAELIAQRWRFSRTQLDEFALASHDKAAAAQDAGAFEAELAPVALADGGKFSADEGIRRDTSLAKLGELATPFRADGVVTAGSASQISDGAAALAVTTAEWASRHGLRPLARVHTAVVAADDPVTMLTAPIPATAKALRRAGLGIEEIGVYEVNEAFAPVPLAWLAETEADPERLNPRGGAIALGHPLGGSGARIMTTMLQHMRDNGIRYGLQTMCEGGGMANATIVELL; encoded by the coding sequence ATGAGTGACGCGGTCATCGTCGGCGCGGTACGCACCCCGGTCGGGCGGCGCAAGGGCAGCCTCGCCGGAGTGCACCCGGTCGACCTTTCGGCGCACGTGCTGCGCGCGCTCGCCGAGCGCACCGGCATCGACCCCGGCCTGGTCGACGACGTGATCTGGGGCTGTGTGTCGCAGGTCGGCGAGCAGTCCTGGAACGTGGCCCGCAACGCGGTGCTGGCCGCCGGCTGGCCGGAGTCCGTCCCGGGCACCACGCTCGACCGCCAGTGCGGGTCGAGCCAGCAGGCGCTGCACTTCGCCGCCGCGACTGTTCTCTCCGGCCAGGCCGACCTGGTGGTGGCCGGTGGCGTCGAGTCGATGACCCGGGTGCCGATGGGGTCCAGCGTCGGCGGCGGGATGCCGTTCAGCGCGGCGATCCTGGAGCGCTACCGCGGCGTCGAGGGCGTCGCGGCGGACTCGCCGCTACCGTTCAACCAGGGCGTCGGGGCCGAGCTGATCGCCCAGCGGTGGCGCTTCTCGCGTACCCAGCTTGACGAGTTCGCGCTGGCCAGCCACGACAAGGCGGCTGCCGCGCAGGACGCCGGCGCGTTCGAGGCCGAGCTGGCGCCGGTGGCGCTCGCCGACGGCGGCAAGTTCTCCGCCGACGAGGGCATCCGCCGCGACACCTCGCTGGCCAAGCTGGGCGAGCTGGCCACCCCGTTCCGCGCCGACGGCGTGGTCACCGCCGGGTCCGCGTCGCAGATCTCCGACGGCGCCGCCGCGCTCGCGGTCACCACCGCCGAGTGGGCCAGCCGGCACGGCCTGCGCCCGCTGGCCCGGGTGCACACCGCCGTCGTCGCCGCCGACGACCCGGTCACCATGCTGACCGCGCCCATCCCGGCCACCGCGAAGGCGCTGCGCCGCGCGGGGCTGGGCATCGAGGAGATCGGCGTGTACGAGGTGAACGAGGCGTTCGCCCCGGTGCCGCTGGCCTGGCTGGCCGAGACCGAGGCGGACCCGGAGCGGCTCAACCCCCGGGGTGGGGCGATCGCGCTCGGTCACCCGCTCGGCGGATCCGGCGCGCGGATCATGACCACGATGCTCCAGCACATGCGGGACAACGGCATCCGCTACGGCCTGCAGACCATGTGCGAGGGCGGCGGGATGGCCAACGCCACGATCGTCGAGCTGCTCTGA
- a CDS encoding PH domain-containing protein — protein MDPQSPPVRQWRVPREVPVLKALGALALLALGLLFAGGDPVRPGLAGLAAAGLLAWALRDVVAPVRLAADPDGLTVLRGFAGRRRLPWNAVESIRLDRRARRGITAETLEIDAGDSLHLFGRRDLDAPLDEVAAALDEARPTAG, from the coding sequence ATGGATCCACAGTCGCCACCGGTCCGGCAGTGGCGGGTGCCGCGCGAGGTGCCGGTGCTCAAGGCGCTCGGCGCGCTCGCGCTGCTGGCCCTGGGGCTGCTCTTCGCCGGCGGTGACCCGGTCCGCCCGGGGCTGGCCGGGCTGGCCGCCGCCGGTCTGCTCGCCTGGGCGCTGCGCGACGTGGTCGCACCGGTCCGCCTCGCCGCCGACCCGGACGGGTTGACCGTGTTGCGGGGGTTCGCCGGGCGACGCCGGCTGCCGTGGAACGCCGTGGAGTCGATCCGCCTGGACCGGCGCGCCCGGCGCGGGATCACCGCCGAGACGCTGGAGATCGACGCCGGGGATTCGCTGCACCTGTTCGGCCGCCGTGACCTGGACGCGCCGCTGGACGAGGTGGCGGCGGCGCTGGACGAGGCCCGCCCCACCGCGGGCTGA
- a CDS encoding rhomboid family intramembrane serine protease: MTERSGQPGDTTGDPVPTTPVCYRHPGRETYIRCSRCDRPICTECMRDASVGHQCPECVAEGRRSVRPARTAFGGGAAGRQGNVTKALIALNVLMMLLSIASARSGTAVAGGGLGGLMGSGTPLTEWGSVLGLARFPDGHIGGVADGEWYRLVTAMFLHYGVLHLLLNMWALWVLGRTLEAVLGPLRFLALYLLAGLGGNVAAYVFTEPNRFTAGASTAVFGLFAAIFVVMRRLGRDTSAIVPILVINLIFTFTVPSISVAGHLGGLVAGAAVSLILAYAPRSRRTAFQVAGCVIVLVALIGLTLVRTAALLG, from the coding sequence ATGACTGAGCGCTCCGGCCAGCCAGGCGACACCACCGGGGACCCGGTGCCGACCACTCCGGTCTGCTACCGGCACCCCGGCCGGGAGACGTACATCCGCTGCTCCCGGTGCGACCGGCCGATCTGCACCGAGTGCATGCGGGACGCCTCCGTCGGGCACCAGTGCCCGGAGTGTGTCGCCGAGGGACGCCGCAGCGTGCGGCCGGCGCGTACCGCCTTCGGTGGCGGTGCCGCCGGCCGCCAGGGCAACGTCACGAAGGCGCTGATCGCGCTGAACGTGCTGATGATGCTGCTCTCCATCGCCTCGGCCCGCAGCGGCACCGCGGTGGCCGGTGGTGGCCTCGGCGGCCTGATGGGCAGCGGGACCCCGCTCACCGAGTGGGGTTCGGTGCTCGGCCTGGCGCGCTTCCCCGACGGGCACATCGGCGGGGTGGCCGACGGCGAGTGGTACCGGCTGGTCACCGCCATGTTCCTGCACTACGGCGTGCTGCACCTGCTGCTCAACATGTGGGCGCTCTGGGTGCTCGGCCGGACGCTGGAGGCGGTGCTCGGACCGCTGCGCTTCCTGGCGCTCTACCTGCTCGCCGGGCTGGGCGGCAACGTCGCGGCGTACGTCTTCACCGAGCCGAACCGGTTCACGGCCGGCGCCTCGACGGCGGTCTTCGGTCTGTTCGCCGCCATCTTCGTGGTCATGCGACGGCTGGGCCGGGACACGTCGGCGATCGTCCCGATCCTGGTGATCAACCTGATCTTCACGTTCACCGTGCCGAGCATCTCGGTGGCCGGGCACCTCGGCGGTCTGGTGGCCGGCGCGGCGGTGTCGCTGATCCTGGCGTACGCCCCGCGGTCACGGCGGACCGCGTTCCAGGTGGCGGGCTGCGTGATCGTGCTCGTCGCGCTGATCGGCCTGACCCTGGTCCGTACCGCCGCTCTGCTGGGCTGA
- a CDS encoding peptidylprolyl isomerase: MAEAVYATLHTNAGPIRLELFPNHAPKTVRNFVELAEGTREYIDPRTGQPGSGPYYDGTVSHRVISGFMVQMGDPTGTGRGGPGYKFGDEFHPELRFDRPYLLAMANAGPGTNGSQFFITVSPTPHLNNRHTIFGQVADEQSAKVVDSIANTPTGPSDRPLQDVVIERVEIERQQS, encoded by the coding sequence GTGGCCGAGGCTGTCTACGCCACCTTGCACACCAACGCCGGCCCGATCCGGCTGGAGCTCTTCCCGAACCACGCGCCGAAGACCGTCCGCAACTTCGTGGAGCTGGCCGAGGGCACCCGGGAGTACATCGACCCGCGTACCGGTCAGCCGGGCAGCGGGCCGTACTACGACGGCACCGTCTCGCACCGCGTGATCAGCGGTTTCATGGTTCAGATGGGCGACCCGACCGGCACCGGACGCGGTGGCCCGGGCTACAAGTTCGGCGACGAGTTCCACCCCGAGCTGCGCTTCGACCGGCCGTACCTGCTGGCCATGGCGAACGCCGGGCCGGGCACCAACGGCTCGCAGTTCTTCATCACGGTGTCGCCCACGCCACACCTGAACAACCGGCACACCATCTTCGGCCAGGTCGCCGACGAGCAGTCCGCGAAGGTGGTCGACTCCATCGCCAACACCCCGACCGGCCCGAGCGACCGGCCGCTGCAGGACGTGGTGATCGAGCGGGTCGAGATCGAGCGTCAGCAGTCCTGA
- the corA gene encoding magnesium/cobalt transporter CorA encodes MTDRVARDRTAGPDGGRALRPRAWAAPVRAMSRILNADGSPRTAQPAGPERSGIVDCGLYVDGERRPGRAQYAEALAAARQERDGFVWLGLHEPDLAEMTEIAATFGLHELAVEDAVKAQQRPKLEHFGEIVFLVLRTARYCEHAELTENSEVVETGQVMLFIGPHFVISVRHGDACRLAPVRADLEAKRELLRHGPWAVAYAITDRVVDLYLEVADRLEDDLDVLEADVFDRQSSGRIQRIYQMKRELVEFKRAVVPLQRPLMTLTSEVNRWVPQEVRRYFRDVQDHLSRTVEQVNSYDDLLNSILQARLAQVTVDQNNDMRKIAAWAAIGAVWTAIAGIYGMNFDNMPELRWTYGYPGVWALMLAASFTLYRLFRRNGWL; translated from the coding sequence ATGACGGACCGGGTGGCACGCGACCGAACCGCCGGACCCGACGGCGGCCGGGCACTGCGACCCCGGGCCTGGGCGGCCCCGGTACGCGCGATGTCCCGCATCCTCAACGCCGACGGCTCCCCCCGTACCGCCCAGCCGGCCGGCCCGGAGCGAAGCGGGATCGTCGACTGCGGGCTTTACGTCGACGGCGAGCGCCGCCCCGGCCGTGCCCAGTACGCCGAGGCACTGGCCGCCGCCCGACAGGAGCGGGACGGCTTCGTCTGGCTCGGCCTGCACGAGCCGGACCTGGCCGAGATGACCGAGATCGCCGCCACCTTCGGTCTGCACGAGCTGGCCGTGGAGGACGCGGTCAAGGCCCAGCAGCGCCCGAAGCTGGAGCACTTCGGCGAGATCGTCTTCCTGGTGCTGCGGACCGCCCGCTACTGCGAACACGCGGAGCTGACCGAGAACTCCGAGGTGGTGGAGACCGGCCAGGTGATGCTCTTCATCGGGCCGCACTTCGTGATCAGCGTGCGGCACGGTGACGCCTGCCGGCTGGCGCCGGTCCGCGCCGACCTGGAGGCGAAGCGGGAACTGCTGCGGCACGGCCCGTGGGCCGTCGCGTACGCGATCACCGACCGCGTGGTCGACCTCTACCTGGAGGTCGCCGACCGGCTGGAGGACGACCTCGACGTGCTGGAGGCGGACGTCTTCGACCGGCAGAGCAGCGGCCGGATCCAGCGGATCTACCAGATGAAGCGGGAGCTGGTCGAGTTCAAGCGGGCGGTGGTGCCGCTGCAGCGGCCGCTGATGACGCTCACCTCCGAGGTCAACCGGTGGGTGCCGCAGGAGGTCCGGCGTTACTTCCGCGACGTGCAGGACCACCTCAGCCGCACCGTCGAGCAGGTGAACTCCTACGACGACCTGCTCAACTCGATCCTCCAGGCTCGGCTGGCCCAGGTCACCGTCGACCAGAACAACGACATGCGCAAGATCGCCGCCTGGGCCGCGATCGGTGCGGTGTGGACGGCGATCGCCGGCATCTACGGCATGAACTTCGACAACATGCCCGAGCTGAGGTGGACGTACGGCTATCCGGGGGTGTGGGCGCTGATGCTCGCCGCGTCCTTCACGCTCTACCGCCTGTTCCGCCGCAACGGCTGGCTGTAA